The following are encoded together in the Pseudomonas maumuensis genome:
- the pbpC gene encoding peptidoglycan glycosyltransferase PbpC (penicillin-binding protein 1C), which translates to MPSLARPRLTRLLRRVAVSVLLGMALLWLADRIWPLPMPGDDLARVVLAEDGTPLWRFADADGVWRYPVSPQEVSPLYLEALLAYEDRWFYHHPGVNPMALARAAWLNLRGGRVVSGGSTLSMQVARLLDPHERTLPGKLRQLWRTAQLEWHLSKDEILQLYLNRAPFGGTLQGVAAASWAYLGKSPKHLTPAEAALLAVLPQAPSRLRPDRHPERAQRARDKVLQRLAEYQVWPAQRIDEAREEPLLLAPRQEPALAPLLARRLSTPNSPPLIRTTLDAALQRRLEDLLLGWRARLPERTSAALLVVETQSMAVRAYLGSIDLNDERRFGHVDMIHALRSPGSTLKPFLYAMAMDDGLIHSESLLQDVPRRYGDYRPGNFSMGFSGPVSASSALALSLNLPAVQLLEAYGPKRFAAQMRMGGMPLVLPPLAEPNLSLILGGAGSRLEDLVGGYAALARGGLSAQVRLQPQDPLVERRLLSPGSAWITRRILSGLARPDRDPHAELVQRPQLAWKTGTSYGFRDAWSVGVGPRYLIGVWIGRPDGTPVPGQFGLASAAPLMLQVHDLLSNRDSQRGIEVPVEPVPDSVGVAAICWPLGQPMNRQDANCRRQRFAWTLDATTPPTLQAADQPLGLGLRETVWLNEGGLRVDASCPGAKAHDVALWPAPLEPWLPSAERRAARLPAVDPACPPRMAASAPPLSIVGVRGGDSLRRPATSHEPLQVRVSALGGVGRRWWFLNGQPLGETQGQDSLQVSFEQAGRIELSALDESGETARVEFQVSE; encoded by the coding sequence ATGCCAAGCTTAGCGCGCCCGCGCCTGACCAGGCTGCTGCGGCGTGTCGCCGTCAGTGTGCTGTTGGGCATGGCCCTGCTGTGGCTGGCCGACCGTATCTGGCCATTGCCCATGCCGGGCGACGACCTGGCGCGGGTGGTGCTGGCCGAGGATGGCACGCCGTTGTGGCGCTTCGCCGATGCCGACGGCGTGTGGCGCTATCCGGTCAGCCCGCAGGAAGTCTCGCCGTTGTACCTTGAAGCCCTGCTCGCCTACGAGGACCGCTGGTTCTATCATCACCCCGGCGTCAACCCCATGGCCCTGGCCCGGGCCGCTTGGCTCAACCTGCGTGGCGGGCGGGTGGTGTCCGGCGGCAGCACCTTGTCGATGCAGGTGGCGCGCCTGCTCGACCCGCACGAGCGCACCTTGCCCGGCAAGCTGCGCCAGCTGTGGCGCACGGCGCAGCTGGAGTGGCACCTGTCCAAGGACGAGATCTTGCAGCTGTACCTCAACCGGGCGCCGTTCGGCGGCACCTTGCAGGGCGTGGCGGCGGCCAGTTGGGCGTACCTGGGCAAGTCGCCGAAACACCTCACTCCGGCCGAAGCCGCGTTGCTTGCCGTGCTGCCCCAGGCGCCGAGCCGGCTGCGTCCGGACCGCCACCCTGAACGCGCCCAGCGTGCCCGGGACAAGGTGCTGCAGCGCCTGGCCGAGTACCAGGTGTGGCCAGCCCAGCGCATCGACGAGGCGCGTGAGGAGCCGCTGTTGCTAGCGCCACGTCAGGAGCCGGCGCTGGCGCCGCTGCTGGCCCGGCGCCTGAGTACCCCGAACAGCCCGCCACTGATCCGTACCACCCTGGACGCCGCCTTGCAGCGGCGCCTCGAAGACCTGCTGCTGGGCTGGCGCGCGCGCCTGCCCGAGCGCACCTCGGCGGCGTTGCTGGTGGTCGAAACCCAGAGCATGGCCGTGCGCGCGTATCTCGGCTCCATCGACTTGAACGATGAGCGCCGCTTTGGTCACGTGGACATGATCCACGCCCTGCGATCGCCGGGTTCGACCCTCAAGCCGTTCCTCTACGCCATGGCCATGGACGACGGCCTGATCCACTCCGAATCGCTGTTGCAGGATGTGCCACGGCGCTACGGCGACTACCGCCCCGGCAACTTCTCCATGGGCTTCAGCGGCCCGGTGTCGGCCAGCTCGGCGCTGGCGCTGTCGCTCAACCTGCCGGCGGTGCAACTGCTCGAGGCCTACGGCCCGAAACGCTTCGCCGCGCAGATGCGCATGGGTGGGATGCCGCTGGTGCTGCCGCCGCTGGCCGAGCCGAACCTGTCGTTGATCCTCGGTGGCGCGGGTAGCCGGCTGGAAGACCTGGTCGGTGGCTATGCCGCGCTGGCCCGTGGTGGGCTGAGCGCGCAGGTGCGCCTGCAACCCCAGGATCCATTGGTGGAGCGCCGTTTGCTGTCGCCGGGCTCGGCCTGGATCACCCGACGCATTCTCAGCGGCCTGGCGCGGCCGGACCGTGACCCCCACGCCGAGCTGGTGCAGCGTCCGCAGTTGGCCTGGAAGACCGGCACCAGCTACGGCTTTCGCGATGCCTGGTCGGTGGGCGTCGGCCCGCGCTACCTGATCGGCGTGTGGATCGGCCGCCCCGACGGCACCCCGGTGCCGGGCCAGTTCGGCCTGGCCTCGGCGGCGCCATTGATGCTGCAGGTGCATGACCTGCTGAGCAACCGCGATAGCCAACGCGGCATCGAAGTGCCGGTCGAGCCGGTGCCGGATTCGGTCGGTGTGGCAGCGATCTGCTGGCCATTGGGCCAACCGATGAACCGTCAGGATGCGAACTGTCGTCGCCAGCGTTTCGCCTGGACCCTCGACGCCACCACGCCACCGACCCTGCAGGCTGCCGACCAGCCGCTGGGACTGGGTTTGCGCGAAACGGTGTGGCTCAACGAGGGCGGTTTGCGTGTCGATGCCTCCTGTCCCGGCGCCAAGGCCCATGACGTCGCGCTGTGGCCGGCCCCGCTCGAACCGTGGTTGCCCAGCGCCGAACGCCGGGCAGCGCGGCTGCCGGCTGTCGACCCCGCTTGCCCACCGCGGATGGCGGCCAGCGCGCCACCGCTGTCGATCGTCGGGGTGCGGGGCGGCGACAGCCTGCGCCGTCCGGCCACCAGCCATGAGCCGCTGCAGGTGCGGGTGTCGGCATTGGGTGGGGTAGGGCGGCGCTGGTGGTTCCTCAACGGCCAGCCCTTGGGCGAGACCCAAGGACAGGACAGCCTGCAGGTGAGCTTCGAGCAGGCCGGGCGCATCGAGTTGAGCGCTTTGGATGAAAGCGGTGAGACAGCGCGGGTGGAGTTCCAGGTCAGCGAGTAA
- a CDS encoding CDP-alcohol phosphatidyltransferase family protein: MPSIYQLKPRFQALLRPSVQRLYERGVTANQVTVAAAAVSIVLGLLLAWQHQATWLFILIPLWMLLRMALNAVDGMLAREFGQQSRLGAYLNELCDVIADTALYLPFALLPGVSPTLVVLVVVFAVISEYAGVMGPLAGASRRYDGPMGKSDRAFAFGVLGTGVAFGLLAASWINGLLLVILLLSLYTLYNRVRHGLAETR, translated from the coding sequence GTGCCATCCATCTACCAGCTCAAACCCCGCTTCCAGGCGCTGCTGCGCCCTTCGGTGCAACGCCTGTACGAGCGTGGCGTCACCGCCAACCAGGTCACCGTCGCCGCCGCGGCGGTCTCCATCGTCCTTGGCCTGCTGCTCGCCTGGCAGCACCAGGCCACCTGGCTGTTCATCCTGATACCACTGTGGATGCTGCTGCGCATGGCGCTGAACGCGGTCGACGGCATGCTCGCCCGCGAGTTCGGCCAGCAGTCCAGGCTCGGCGCCTACCTCAATGAACTGTGCGACGTGATCGCCGACACCGCGCTGTACCTGCCGTTCGCCCTGTTGCCGGGCGTTTCGCCGACATTGGTGGTGCTGGTGGTGGTGTTCGCCGTGATCAGCGAATACGCCGGGGTAATGGGCCCGCTGGCCGGCGCGTCACGCCGCTACGACGGGCCGATGGGCAAGAGCGACCGGGCCTTCGCCTTCGGCGTGCTGGGCACCGGCGTGGCGTTCGGGCTGCTGGCCGCGAGCTGGATCAATGGCCTGCTGCTGGTGATCCTGCTGCTCTCGCTCTATACCCTGTACAACCGGGTTCGCCACGGCTTGGCCGAAACCCGCTGA
- a CDS encoding alpha-2-macroglobulin, with the protein MLNKGLLLACALALLSACDSSTPDKPSAPAADAAAVAPVETRTAKREDPAVLAKRYAGRELTVLDVSEVQLDGASTLSVSVSAPLDANQDFAGKLHLVDTVKGKVDGAWELSDNQMELRLRHLEPQRKMVLTIDKGLLSVNGNQLQAESVSRFETRDMQATVGFASRGSLLPTRLAEGLPVIALNVDKVDVEFFRIKPDMLSSFLVNWGRNSSLYYYQSKETLEMAELVYSGRFDLNPARNTRETVLLPIAGIKPLQEPGVYLAVMRASGTYDYSQPATLFTLSDIGVSAHRYRDRLDVFAQALEGGKALKDVTLELHDDKGKLLAQAKTDGDGHAQLPITAKADTLIATQGVHTTLLRLNTAALDLAEFDITGPQANPLQFFIFGPRDLYRPGETVLLNGLLRDQDGKPVKAQPVNVEVRRPDEQVSRKFVWEADQNGLFQYQLQLASEAPTGRWQLLLDMGGGRKQVYEFLVEDFLPERLALELKGSAAPLAPEQTATIQVNGRYLYGAPAAGNRLSGQAYVRPLREAVKALPGYQFGAVTETELNQDLELDEVTLDQNGKARIDIESRWAEARSPLQLTVQASLQESGGRPITRRLEQPIWPAERLPGLRGLFDGEETDGDGPVEFEFLVADRDGKKLAADNLKVRLIRERRDYYWNYSQSDGWSYNYNEKFLTQAEETVSVKAGSTAKLNFQVEWGPYRVEVEDPQTGLVSSARFWAGYRAQDNAEGGAVRPDQVKIALDKPAYKEGGSAKVTVTPPAAGSGYLMIESADGPLWWQEIEVPAEGKTFDVELDKKWARHDLYISALVIRPGERKANATPKRAVGVLHLPLDRAERKLAVSLQAPEKMRPKQPLTVKVKAVNADGSVPKQVHVLLSAVDVGILNITDFKTPDPFASLFGRKAYGADQLDIYGQLIEAGQGRLASLAFGGDAAMAKGGKRPNTTVTIVAQQSLPVTLDEKGEGQASVDIPDFNGELRLMAQAWTEEHFGMAEGKTVVAAPLIAELSAPRFLAGGDQTRLALDLANLSGRDQQLSVQVSSEGQLSLVGGAQQNFSLAEGQRTTLMIPVQAQGGLGQGKVRVQVNGLQLPGEPASTFEREWTLGIRPAYPAMLKHYRVALKDQPWSLPDSDLAEFEPAGLEASLALSSRPPLNLAEQIRALEAYPYGCLEQTTSGLYPSLYADADSLKRLGIKGEPADVRKRKIEMGIEHLLGMQRYNGSFGLWSSDSEEEYWLTAYVTDFLLRAREQGYGVPAEALKKASERLLRYVQERNLIEVDYSQNADHTRFAVQAYAGLVLARSQQAPLGALRSLFERRADARSGLPLVQLAVALDKMGDKQRSQQALQAGLAVTRGKGWLADYGSALRDQALILSLLQENNLAANQVDQRLFGLSDELAANRWLSTQERNALFLAGRGLLGKPEGNWKARLDSAGEVREFDNNGSGMKLEGPLLASPLTVQNQGGDTLYQQLTLSGYPRQAPAASGNGLEIRREYLGMNGQALDVRNLRSGDLVLVHLALKAQDQVPDALVVDLLPAGLELENQNLAQSAASLDNASSAVKQWRESMQNASVVHQEYRDDRYVAALKLDSYGTTHLLYLARAVTPGSYRIPPPQVESMYRPNLQAIGESQGEMVVRAR; encoded by the coding sequence ATGCTCAACAAAGGATTGTTGCTGGCCTGCGCGCTGGCCCTGCTCAGTGCCTGTGATTCTTCCACCCCGGACAAGCCATCGGCGCCCGCCGCTGACGCCGCTGCCGTCGCGCCCGTCGAAACCCGGACGGCCAAGCGCGAAGATCCGGCAGTGCTCGCCAAGCGCTATGCCGGCCGCGAGCTGACCGTGCTGGACGTCTCGGAAGTGCAGCTCGACGGCGCCAGCACCCTGTCGGTCAGTGTCTCCGCGCCGCTGGATGCCAACCAGGACTTCGCCGGCAAGTTGCACCTGGTCGACACCGTCAAGGGCAAGGTCGACGGCGCCTGGGAACTCTCCGACAACCAGATGGAACTGCGCCTGCGCCACCTGGAGCCGCAGCGCAAGATGGTCCTGACCATCGACAAGGGCCTGCTCTCGGTCAACGGCAACCAGCTGCAGGCCGAATCGGTCAGCCGCTTCGAGACCCGCGACATGCAGGCCACGGTGGGCTTCGCCAGCCGCGGTTCGCTGCTGCCCACGCGCCTGGCCGAAGGCCTGCCGGTGATTGCCCTGAACGTCGACAAGGTCGATGTCGAGTTCTTCCGCATCAAGCCGGACATGCTCTCGAGCTTCCTGGTCAACTGGGGGCGCAACAGCAGCCTGTACTACTACCAGTCCAAGGAAACCCTGGAGATGGCCGAGCTGGTCTACAGCGGCCGCTTCGACCTCAACCCCGCGCGCAACACCCGCGAGACTGTGCTGCTGCCGATCGCCGGGATCAAGCCGCTGCAGGAGCCAGGCGTGTACCTGGCGGTGATGCGTGCCTCGGGCACCTATGACTACTCGCAGCCGGCGACCCTGTTCACCCTGAGTGACATCGGCGTCTCGGCGCACCGCTATCGCGACCGCCTGGACGTATTCGCCCAGGCCCTTGAGGGCGGCAAGGCGCTCAAGGACGTCACCCTCGAGCTGCACGACGACAAGGGCAAGCTGCTGGCCCAGGCCAAGACCGACGGCGACGGCCATGCGCAGCTGCCGATCACCGCCAAGGCCGATACGCTGATCGCCACCCAGGGTGTGCATACCACCCTGCTGCGTCTGAACACCGCGGCGCTGGACCTGGCCGAGTTCGACATCACCGGGCCCCAGGCCAACCCGCTGCAGTTCTTCATCTTCGGCCCGCGCGACCTGTACCGGCCAGGCGAGACCGTGCTGCTCAACGGCCTGCTGCGCGACCAGGACGGCAAGCCGGTCAAGGCCCAGCCGGTGAACGTGGAAGTACGCCGCCCCGACGAGCAGGTCAGCCGCAAGTTCGTCTGGGAGGCCGACCAGAACGGCCTGTTCCAGTACCAGCTGCAACTGGCCAGCGAAGCGCCGACCGGCCGTTGGCAGTTGCTGCTCGACATGGGCGGTGGACGCAAGCAGGTCTACGAATTCCTTGTCGAGGACTTCCTCCCCGAGCGCCTGGCGCTGGAGCTCAAAGGCAGTGCCGCGCCGCTGGCGCCGGAGCAAACCGCCACGATCCAGGTCAATGGTCGCTATCTCTATGGTGCGCCCGCCGCCGGCAACCGCCTCAGTGGCCAGGCCTACGTGCGTCCGTTGCGTGAAGCGGTGAAGGCGCTGCCGGGCTATCAGTTCGGCGCGGTCACCGAGACCGAGCTGAACCAGGACCTGGAACTGGACGAAGTCACCCTCGACCAGAACGGCAAGGCCCGCATCGACATCGAAAGTCGCTGGGCTGAAGCCCGCTCGCCGCTGCAACTGACCGTGCAGGCCAGCCTGCAGGAGTCCGGTGGTCGGCCGATCACCCGGCGCCTGGAGCAGCCGATCTGGCCTGCCGAGCGCCTGCCGGGCCTGCGCGGCCTGTTCGACGGCGAAGAAACCGACGGCGACGGCCCGGTGGAGTTCGAGTTCCTGGTGGCTGACCGCGACGGCAAGAAACTGGCCGCCGACAACCTGAAGGTACGGCTGATCCGCGAGCGCCGCGACTACTACTGGAACTACTCGCAGAGCGATGGCTGGAGCTACAACTACAACGAGAAGTTCCTTACCCAGGCTGAAGAAACCGTCAGCGTGAAGGCCGGATCCACCGCCAAGCTGAACTTCCAGGTGGAGTGGGGCCCGTACCGCGTCGAGGTGGAAGACCCGCAGACCGGCCTGGTCTCCAGCGCCCGCTTCTGGGCCGGCTACCGCGCCCAGGACAACGCCGAGGGCGGCGCCGTGCGCCCCGACCAGGTGAAGATCGCCCTGGACAAGCCAGCCTACAAGGAAGGCGGCAGCGCCAAGGTCACCGTCACCCCGCCGGCCGCCGGTAGCGGCTACCTGATGATCGAGTCCGCCGACGGCCCGCTGTGGTGGCAGGAAATCGAGGTGCCGGCCGAGGGCAAGACCTTCGATGTCGAACTGGACAAGAAGTGGGCGCGCCACGACCTGTACATCAGCGCCCTGGTGATCCGCCCGGGCGAGCGCAAGGCCAACGCCACGCCGAAACGTGCCGTGGGCGTGCTGCACCTGCCGCTGGACCGCGCCGAGCGCAAGCTGGCCGTATCGCTGCAGGCACCGGAGAAAATGCGGCCCAAGCAACCGCTGACCGTCAAGGTCAAGGCGGTCAACGCCGATGGCAGCGTGCCCAAGCAAGTGCATGTGTTGTTGTCGGCGGTGGACGTGGGCATCCTCAACATCACCGACTTCAAGACCCCCGATCCGTTCGCCAGTCTGTTCGGCCGCAAGGCCTACGGCGCCGACCAGTTGGACATTTATGGCCAGTTGATCGAAGCCGGCCAGGGCCGCCTGGCCAGCCTGGCCTTCGGCGGTGACGCCGCCATGGCCAAGGGCGGCAAGCGCCCGAACACCACGGTGACCATCGTTGCCCAGCAGAGCCTGCCGGTTACCCTCGATGAAAAAGGCGAGGGCCAGGCCAGCGTCGATATCCCTGACTTCAACGGTGAACTGCGCCTGATGGCCCAGGCCTGGACCGAGGAACACTTCGGCATGGCCGAAGGCAAGACCGTGGTCGCCGCGCCGCTGATCGCCGAGCTGTCCGCGCCGCGCTTCCTCGCCGGTGGCGACCAGACCCGCCTGGCGCTGGACCTGGCCAACCTGTCCGGCCGTGACCAGCAACTGAGTGTGCAGGTGTCCAGCGAAGGTCAACTGAGCCTGGTCGGTGGCGCGCAGCAGAACTTCAGCCTCGCCGAAGGCCAACGCACCACCCTGATGATCCCGGTGCAGGCCCAGGGTGGCCTGGGCCAGGGCAAGGTCCGCGTGCAGGTCAACGGCCTGCAGCTGCCGGGTGAGCCGGCCAGTACCTTCGAGCGTGAATGGACCCTGGGTATTCGCCCGGCCTACCCAGCGATGCTCAAGCACTACCGCGTGGCCCTCAAGGACCAGCCCTGGAGCCTGCCCGACAGCGACCTGGCCGAGTTCGAGCCTGCGGGCCTGGAGGCCAGCCTGGCGTTGTCGAGCCGCCCACCGCTGAACCTTGCCGAGCAGATCCGCGCCCTGGAAGCCTACCCCTACGGCTGCCTGGAGCAGACCACCAGTGGCCTGTACCCGTCGCTGTATGCCGATGCCGACAGCCTCAAGCGCCTGGGCATCAAGGGTGAGCCGGCCGATGTGCGCAAGCGCAAGATCGAGATGGGCATCGAGCACCTGCTGGGTATGCAGCGCTACAACGGCAGCTTCGGCCTGTGGAGTTCGGACAGCGAGGAGGAATACTGGCTGACCGCCTACGTCACCGACTTCCTGCTGCGCGCCCGCGAGCAAGGCTACGGCGTACCGGCCGAGGCGCTGAAGAAGGCCAGCGAGCGCCTGCTGCGCTATGTGCAGGAGCGCAACCTGATCGAAGTCGACTACAGCCAGAACGCCGACCACACTCGCTTCGCCGTGCAGGCCTACGCCGGCCTGGTGCTGGCGCGCAGCCAACAGGCGCCGCTGGGCGCCTTGCGCAGCCTGTTCGAGCGTCGCGCCGACGCCCGCTCCGGTTTGCCATTGGTGCAACTGGCGGTGGCGCTGGACAAGATGGGCGACAAGCAGCGTTCGCAGCAGGCGCTGCAGGCGGGCCTGGCGGTCACCCGCGGCAAAGGCTGGCTGGCCGACTACGGCAGCGCCCTGCGCGACCAGGCGTTGATCCTGTCCCTGCTGCAGGAGAACAACCTGGCCGCCAATCAGGTCGACCAGCGCCTGTTCGGCCTGTCCGACGAGTTGGCCGCCAACCGTTGGCTGTCCACCCAGGAGCGCAACGCGCTGTTCCTTGCCGGCCGTGGCCTGCTGGGCAAGCCGGAGGGCAATTGGAAGGCCCGCCTGGACAGCGCCGGCGAGGTCCGCGAGTTCGACAACAATGGCTCGGGCATGAAGCTCGAGGGCCCGCTGCTGGCCTCGCCGTTAACCGTACAGAATCAGGGCGGCGATACCCTGTACCAGCAACTGACCTTGTCCGGCTACCCGCGCCAGGCTCCGGCCGCCAGCGGCAATGGCCTGGAAATCCGCCGCGAATACCTGGGCATGAATGGCCAGGCACTGGATGTGCGTAACCTGCGCAGTGGCGACCTGGTGCTGGTGCATCTGGCGCTCAAGGCACAGGACCAGGTGCCCGACGCTCTGGTGGTGGACCTGCTGCCGGCAGGCCTGGAGCTGGAGAACCAGAACCTGGCGCAGAGCGCCGCCAGCCTGGACAACGCCAGCAGCGCGGTGAAGCAATGGCGCGAGTCGATGCAGAACGCCAGCGTGGTACACCAGGAGTACCGTGACGACCGCTACGTGGCCGCGCTCAAGCTCGACAGCTACGGCACTACCCACTTGCTGTACCTGGCCCGTGCGGTGACGCCGGGCAGCTACCGCATTCCGCCACCGCAGGTGGAGTCGATGTATCGGCCCAACCTGCAGGCGATCGGTGAAAGCCAGGGCGAGATGGTGGTCCGCGCTCGCTGA
- the trmA gene encoding tRNA (uridine(54)-C5)-methyltransferase TrmA yields MSAVLDPSQYDAQLAAKAARLRDLLAPFGAPEPAVFDSPREHYRLRAEFRLWREGGQRHYAMFAPGEKHKAILIDDFPIASERINELMPRLKAAWQANEDLNNRLFQVEFLTTLAGDAMVTLCYHRPLDEAWEAAAQHLASDLNVSVIGRSKGKRVVIGRDYAVEKLDIAGYTFSYRQPEGAFTQPNGAVNQKMLGWAFEAMGERQDDLLELYCGNGNFTLPLATRARQVLATEISKTSVNAALHNLDENGVGNVRLVRLSAEELTQALNEVRPFRRLEGIDLKSYDFGTVFVDPPRAGMDPDTCELTRRFERILYISCNPETLAQNIAQLHDTHRIERCALFDQFPYTHHMESGVLLVRR; encoded by the coding sequence ATGAGTGCAGTCCTGGATCCTTCACAATACGACGCGCAACTGGCGGCCAAGGCCGCCCGCCTGCGCGACCTGCTGGCACCGTTCGGCGCGCCGGAGCCGGCAGTGTTCGACTCGCCGCGCGAGCACTATCGCCTGCGCGCCGAGTTCCGCCTGTGGCGCGAGGGCGGTCAACGTCACTACGCGATGTTTGCCCCGGGCGAGAAACACAAGGCGATTCTGATCGACGATTTCCCCATCGCCAGCGAGCGCATCAATGAGCTGATGCCACGCCTGAAAGCCGCCTGGCAGGCCAATGAAGACCTGAACAACCGCCTGTTCCAGGTCGAGTTCCTCACCACCCTGGCCGGTGATGCGATGGTCACCCTGTGCTATCACCGCCCTTTGGACGAAGCCTGGGAAGCTGCCGCGCAGCACCTGGCCAGCGACTTGAACGTCAGCGTGATTGGCCGCTCGAAAGGCAAGCGCGTGGTGATCGGCCGCGACTACGCGGTGGAGAAGCTCGACATCGCCGGGTACACCTTCAGCTATCGCCAGCCCGAAGGCGCCTTCACCCAGCCCAACGGCGCGGTGAACCAGAAGATGCTCGGCTGGGCCTTCGAGGCCATGGGTGAGCGCCAGGACGACCTGCTCGAGCTGTATTGCGGCAACGGCAACTTCACCTTGCCGCTGGCCACCCGCGCCCGCCAGGTGCTGGCCACCGAGATCAGCAAGACCTCGGTCAACGCCGCGCTGCACAACCTCGACGAGAACGGCGTGGGCAACGTGCGCCTGGTGCGCCTGTCGGCCGAAGAGCTGACCCAGGCCCTGAACGAGGTCCGCCCGTTCCGCCGCCTGGAAGGCATCGACCTGAAGAGCTACGACTTTGGCACCGTGTTCGTCGATCCGCCGCGCGCCGGCATGGACCCGGACACCTGCGAGCTGACCCGTCGCTTCGAGCGCATCCTGTACATCTCCTGCAACCCGGAAACCCTGGCGCAGAACATTGCCCAGTTGCACGATACCCACCGTATCGAACGCTGCGCGCTGTTCGACCAGTTCCCCTACACCCACCACATGGAAAGCGGGGTGCTGCTGGTTCGGCGCTGA
- a CDS encoding MATE family efflux transporter — MSSLSTAWRNRPTHHKVWALAAPMILSNISVPLVALVDSTVIGHLPHAHQLGAVAVGATLFTFMVGLLGFLRMGSTGFAAQAAGRADGAALRQVLVQGLLLALAFAVLIGLLALPFSQLALQAMQPSEALQASTEAFFHTRLLGLPAALASYALVGWFLGTQNARAPLAILLTTNLLNIALNLWFVLGLDWGVVGSARASVIAEWSAALLGLALTRPALRIYSGQIAWAALKRWQSWRPLLAVNRDIFLRSLALQIVFLLLTVQGARLGEATVAANALLLNGLMLTAYALDGLAHAVEALCGHAIGARDRSALKRALVVACGWSLIVSLVFAVLFLLGGHLFIDLQTDIASVRDAAYPYLPYLAVLPLVAVWSYLLDGLFIGATRAREMRNAMLLSVAVALPLALAMRGFGNHGLWWAFLGFMVLRAVTLGWLGWRLRQRDRWIR; from the coding sequence ATGTCTTCACTGTCCACCGCCTGGCGCAACCGCCCCACCCACCACAAGGTCTGGGCCCTGGCCGCGCCGATGATCCTGTCCAACATCTCGGTGCCGCTGGTGGCGCTGGTCGACAGCACGGTGATCGGCCACCTGCCCCATGCCCATCAATTGGGCGCGGTGGCCGTCGGAGCCACGCTGTTCACTTTCATGGTTGGTCTGCTGGGCTTCCTGCGCATGGGCTCCACCGGCTTCGCCGCCCAGGCCGCTGGCCGCGCCGACGGCGCCGCGCTGCGCCAGGTGCTGGTGCAGGGGCTGCTGCTGGCACTAGCTTTCGCCGTGCTGATCGGCCTGCTGGCCCTGCCCTTCAGCCAGCTGGCACTGCAGGCGATGCAGCCCAGCGAGGCGCTGCAGGCCTCGACCGAAGCCTTCTTCCATACCCGCCTGCTCGGCCTGCCGGCAGCACTGGCAAGCTATGCCCTGGTCGGCTGGTTCCTCGGCACCCAGAACGCCCGGGCGCCGCTGGCGATCCTGCTGACCACCAACCTGCTCAACATCGCCCTGAACCTGTGGTTCGTGCTTGGCCTGGACTGGGGGGTGGTCGGCTCGGCCCGGGCTTCGGTGATCGCCGAATGGAGCGCCGCCCTGCTCGGCCTGGCCCTCACCCGCCCGGCCTTGCGCATCTACTCCGGGCAGATCGCCTGGGCCGCGCTGAAACGCTGGCAAAGCTGGCGGCCGCTGCTGGCGGTCAACCGCGACATCTTCCTGCGCAGCCTGGCCCTGCAGATAGTGTTCCTGCTGCTCACCGTGCAGGGCGCGCGTCTGGGCGAGGCTACGGTGGCGGCCAATGCCCTGCTGCTCAACGGGCTGATGCTCACCGCCTATGCCCTCGATGGCCTGGCCCATGCGGTCGAGGCCCTGTGCGGCCATGCCATCGGCGCCCGTGACCGCAGTGCCCTGAAGCGGGCACTGGTGGTGGCCTGCGGCTGGTCGCTGATCGTCAGCCTGGTTTTCGCCGTGCTGTTCCTGCTCGGCGGGCACCTGTTCATCGACCTGCAGACCGATATCGCCAGTGTGCGCGACGCGGCGTATCCCTACCTGCCTTATCTGGCGGTGCTGCCATTGGTAGCCGTATGGAGCTACCTGCTCGACGGTCTGTTCATCGGCGCGACACGGGCGCGGGAGATGCGCAATGCGATGCTGCTGTCGGTAGCCGTCGCGCTGCCCCTGGCGCTTGCCATGCGCGGGTTCGGCAACCATGGGCTGTGGTGGGCGTTCCTCGGCTTCATGGTGCTGCGGGCGGTTACGCTGGGGTGGCTAGGGTGGCGGCTGCGACAGCGCGACCGCTGGATTCGCTGA